A region of Frederiksenia canicola DNA encodes the following proteins:
- a CDS encoding virulence RhuM family protein, with product MTKLIRNSTAEFLIFTNQTGDKNIEVRYENGEIWLTQKRIAELFECSSDNVSLHLKNIFKDGELDPFSVTEIFSATASDGKNYNTKHYNLDAVISVGYRVNSVRATQFRQWATRVLREFSMKGYVLDRERMENGSFLGEDYFERLLEEIREIRLSERRFYQKITDIYATAVDYNKDAPTTKQFFATVQNKLHYAIHQHTAAELIRERADSNKPNMGLSTWAKSPDGKILKSDVLVAKNYLNNEELKDLGAIVNAFLDLAERRARRQIPMTMEDWAKRLDIFLNADDLPILDNKGKISFDEAKLYAETEFEKYRIIQDRKFESDFDRLLKSQKGSLESDE from the coding sequence ATGACCAAACTGATCCGCAACAGCACTGCCGAATTTTTGATTTTTACCAATCAAACAGGCGATAAAAATATTGAAGTTCGTTATGAAAATGGCGAAATTTGGTTAACACAGAAACGTATTGCTGAACTTTTTGAATGCTCTAGTGATAATGTTTCTCTGCATTTAAAAAATATTTTTAAAGATGGCGAGTTAGATCCTTTTTCAGTTACCGAGATTTTCTCGGCAACTGCCTCAGACGGTAAAAATTACAACACTAAACACTATAATTTAGATGCTGTAATTTCTGTTGGCTATCGGGTTAATTCCGTGCGGGCAACACAGTTTCGTCAATGGGCAACTAGAGTTTTGCGTGAATTTTCGATGAAAGGCTATGTGCTAGATCGGGAACGAATGGAAAACGGTTCGTTCTTAGGAGAAGATTACTTTGAGCGTTTGTTAGAAGAAATTCGAGAAATTCGCTTATCGGAACGCCGTTTTTATCAGAAGATTACTGATATTTATGCCACAGCGGTGGATTACAACAAAGATGCTCCAACAACCAAGCAGTTTTTTGCTACTGTTCAAAACAAACTGCATTACGCTATTCATCAACATACTGCTGCGGAATTGATTCGAGAACGAGCAGACAGCAATAAGCCGAATATGGGATTGAGCACTTGGGCAAAATCACCCGATGGCAAAATCTTAAAAAGCGATGTATTGGTAGCAAAGAACTACTTGAATAATGAAGAGTTAAAAGATTTGGGGGCGATCGTCAATGCGTTTTTAGACCTTGCAGAGCGACGTGCTAGGCGACAAATTCCAATGACAATGGAAGATTGGGCAAAGCGGTTGGATATTTTCTTAAATGCGGATGATTTACCGATTTTAGACAACAAAGGCAAAATCAGTTTTGATGAAGCAAAACTTTATGCCGAAACGGAGTTTGAAAAATACCGTATTATTCAAGATCGCAAATTTGAAAGTGATTTTGACCGCTTGTTGAAAAGTCAAAAAGGCTCTTTAGAGTCCGATGAATAG
- a CDS encoding DUF72 domain-containing protein — MQLPHIYLGTGGYSDTDLIGTLYPFGTDKSDFLTIYSQHYDAIEINSTFHAPIGAKALQGMVEKAKERLKFSVKLHQDFSHKRTALKQQAEAFLNALQPLVEQDCLANLFIQFPSSFERTQANRYYLAELVSWFEGYPLAIEFRHASWHIQSVLDYFQGKQNLIWCNVDYPQNIGLPTFQFYANQRTAYLRLHGRNPNWWKAQSAAERHDYRYSESELQHLAKLLHQRRDEFDQLYLYFQNTTKSHSFYNIESLKGYLAEYGFSVKAKPEFLIGQQSLF, encoded by the coding sequence ATGCAATTACCCCACATCTACCTCGGCACAGGCGGTTATAGCGATACAGATTTAATCGGTACGCTTTATCCATTTGGCACAGATAAATCAGATTTTTTGACGATTTACAGCCAGCATTATGATGCCATTGAAATCAACAGCACCTTTCACGCACCAATCGGGGCTAAGGCGTTGCAAGGCATGGTGGAGAAGGCAAAAGAGCGGTTGAAATTTTCGGTGAAATTGCATCAGGATTTTAGCCATAAACGCACCGCACTTAAACAACAAGCAGAAGCCTTTTTAAATGCGTTGCAACCATTGGTAGAACAAGATTGTTTGGCGAATTTGTTTATCCAGTTTCCCTCGAGTTTTGAACGCACTCAAGCCAATCGTTATTATCTTGCGGAATTGGTGTCTTGGTTTGAGGGCTATCCTTTAGCCATTGAATTTCGCCACGCCAGTTGGCATATCCAATCCGTACTGGATTATTTTCAAGGTAAACAAAATTTGATTTGGTGTAATGTGGATTATCCACAGAATATCGGCTTGCCCACTTTTCAATTTTACGCCAATCAACGCACCGCTTATTTACGCCTACATGGACGTAATCCAAACTGGTGGAAAGCGCAATCAGCGGCAGAACGCCACGACTACCGTTATAGTGAAAGCGAATTACAACATTTAGCCAAGTTACTTCATCAACGCAGAGATGAATTCGACCAGCTCTATCTCTATTTCCAGAACACCACCAAAAGCCATTCTTTCTACAATATTGAGAGCTTAAAAGGCTATTTAGCCGAATATGGATTTTCAGTAAAAGCTAAACCTGAGTTTTTAATTGGGCAGCAGAGTTTGTTTTAG
- the cmoB gene encoding tRNA 5-methoxyuridine(34)/uridine 5-oxyacetic acid(34) synthase CmoB has translation MIDFRPFYQQIATTNLSAWLETLPLQLKQWEKQTHGDYAKWAKIVDFLPTYPAKIDLSKRVEARLNEPLSTGEMQRLVYHLKQLMPWRKGPYHLYGVHIDTEWRSDFKWDRVLPHLSPLKDRTVLDVGCGSGYHMWRMVGEGAKMVIGIDPTELFLCQFEAVRKLLNNDRRANLIPLGIEQMQPLHAFDTVFSMGVLYHRKSPLDHLSQLKNQLVKGGELVLETLVIDGDVNTVLVPVDRYAKMKNVYFIPSVAALINWLEKVGFKNVRCVDEAVTTLEEQRKTDWLENESLIDFLDPNDHSKTLEGYPAPKRAVIIANNP, from the coding sequence ATGATTGATTTTCGTCCTTTTTACCAACAAATCGCCACCACGAACTTATCAGCGTGGCTTGAAACCCTACCTTTACAACTCAAACAGTGGGAAAAACAAACCCACGGCGATTACGCCAAATGGGCAAAAATTGTCGATTTTCTGCCAACTTATCCTGCCAAAATTGATCTGAGCAAACGAGTTGAAGCCCGTTTAAACGAGCCACTTTCAACAGGCGAAATGCAGCGGCTGGTTTATCATCTCAAACAGCTTATGCCTTGGCGAAAAGGACCTTACCACCTTTATGGTGTGCATATTGATACTGAATGGCGTTCCGATTTCAAATGGGATCGTGTACTGCCACATTTATCGCCATTGAAAGACCGAACCGTACTCGATGTCGGCTGCGGTAGCGGCTACCATATGTGGCGAATGGTCGGTGAAGGGGCAAAAATGGTGATCGGTATTGATCCTACAGAGCTGTTTTTATGCCAATTTGAAGCAGTACGAAAATTGCTGAACAACGATCGCAGAGCGAATTTAATTCCCCTTGGCATTGAACAAATGCAGCCGTTACACGCCTTTGACACGGTGTTTTCAATGGGGGTGTTGTACCACCGTAAATCGCCACTTGATCACCTTTCACAGCTTAAAAATCAACTCGTCAAAGGTGGGGAGTTGGTGCTAGAAACCTTGGTGATTGATGGTGATGTGAACACCGTGCTGGTACCAGTCGACCGCTACGCCAAAATGAAAAACGTCTATTTTATTCCATCTGTGGCGGCATTGATTAATTGGCTAGAGAAAGTCGGCTTTAAAAACGTTCGTTGCGTAGATGAAGCGGTCACCACATTGGAAGAACAACGCAAAACCGACTGGCTAGAAAACGAATCGTTGATTGATTTCTTAGATCCAAACGACCACAGCAAAACCCTTGAAGGCTACCCCGCACCAAAACGAGCGGTGATTATTGCGAATAATCCTTAA
- the metH gene encoding methionine synthase — MKDQTQLLTTLLSQRILILDGAMGTMIQKYKLTEADFRGERFKNSPVDLRGNNDLLTLTQPLLIKAIHEKYLAAGADIIETNTFSSTTIAQADYELQAVAYELNFAGAKLARLAADKYSTPEKPRFVAGILGPTNRTASISPNVNDPGFRNVTFMELVDAYAEATRGLIEGGSDLIMIETIFDTLNAKAAAFAIDQVFEELGVILPIMISGTITDASGRTLSGQTTEAFYNSLRHVKPLTFGLNCALGPKELRQYVEAMSKISETYVSVHPNAGLPNAFGGYDLGAEEMAAHLKEWAEQGFVNIVGGCCGTTPEHIKAFSEAMEGIKPRQLPEIKTAMRLSGLEPLTVDEDSLFVNVGERNNVTGSAKFKKLIKEEKFAEAIEIAIQQVENGAQVIDVNMDEALLDSEKCMVRFLNIMATEPDAAKVPVMIDSSKWEVIEAGLQVVQGKAIVNSISLKEGEEKFIQQAKLVRRYGAAVVVMAFDEVGQADTEDRKVEICTRAYRILVDQVGFPPEDIIFDPNIFAIGTGIEEHNNYGVDFINAVGRIKQSLPHAKISGGVSNVSFSFRGNNVMREAIHAVFLYHAIKQGMDMGIVNAGQLAIYDDLDPEMRNIIEDAVLNRSPDATEQLIELAEKYRNSTARQEDNSVAEWRTWSVEERLKHALVKGITNHIIEDTEEARLKFSSPLEVIEGPLMDGMDVVGELFGDGKMFLPQVVKSARVMKQSVAYLEPFINATKQKGSSAGKVVIATVKGDVHDIGKNIVSVVMQCNNFEVIDLGVMVPADKIIDTAIREKADVIALSGLITPSLDEMEYFLGEMTRLGLNLPVMIGGATTSKEHTAIKLYPKYKHEVVYTTNASRAVTVCAALMNPETKAELWERMKKEYEQIQHAFANKKAPRKQLPIEEARANRFDAFAGEWADYQVPQPKQTGIIEYKNVPIATLRKFIDWSPFFMLWGLMGGYPDAFDYPEGGEEARRVWNDAQKVLDELEQNGKLNPSGVMGIFPACRAGDDIEIFANSDRTSPVGKVYNLRQQTERGKNSKSPYNLCLSDFIADKESGQQDWFGMFAVCAGIEEHDLVEGYKAAGDDYNAILLQAVGDRLAEAMAEYLHFELRTKVWGYSNETMDNERLIREEYIGIRPAPGYPSCPEHTEKQIIWDLLEVEQRIGMKLTESYAMWPAASVCGWYFSHPASNYFTLGRIDEDQAVDYAKRKGWDEKTMLKWLSVAMK; from the coding sequence ATGAAAGACCAAACACAACTTCTCACTACTCTCCTCTCTCAACGCATTCTAATTCTAGACGGTGCGATGGGGACGATGATCCAAAAATATAAACTCACTGAAGCAGATTTTCGTGGCGAGCGTTTTAAAAATAGCCCCGTTGATTTGCGTGGTAATAACGATTTATTAACTCTCACCCAGCCGTTGCTAATTAAAGCCATTCACGAGAAATATTTGGCGGCGGGTGCAGATATTATTGAAACCAATACTTTTAGCTCAACCACCATTGCCCAAGCCGATTATGAATTACAAGCGGTAGCTTATGAACTCAATTTTGCAGGGGCAAAATTGGCTCGTTTGGCGGCAGATAAATATAGCACGCCAGAAAAGCCTCGTTTTGTGGCGGGGATTTTAGGCCCAACCAACCGCACAGCCTCAATTTCACCGAATGTAAACGATCCCGGTTTCCGTAACGTCACTTTTATGGAATTAGTTGATGCTTATGCGGAAGCCACTCGAGGTTTAATTGAAGGTGGATCTGATCTGATTATGATCGAAACCATTTTCGATACCTTAAACGCTAAAGCAGCTGCCTTTGCTATTGACCAAGTGTTTGAAGAATTGGGCGTGATTTTGCCAATTATGATTTCAGGCACGATCACCGATGCCTCTGGGCGAACCCTTTCGGGACAAACCACCGAAGCCTTCTACAATTCCCTACGCCATGTTAAACCACTCACTTTTGGCTTGAACTGTGCTTTAGGCCCGAAAGAGTTGCGTCAATATGTAGAAGCTATGTCGAAAATCAGCGAGACCTATGTGTCTGTGCACCCTAATGCAGGCTTGCCAAATGCCTTTGGGGGCTATGATTTAGGTGCGGAAGAAATGGCAGCTCATTTAAAAGAATGGGCGGAGCAAGGTTTTGTGAACATTGTTGGCGGTTGCTGTGGGACAACGCCTGAGCATATCAAAGCCTTTAGTGAAGCGATGGAAGGCATCAAACCACGTCAGTTACCTGAAATCAAAACCGCTATGCGTTTATCTGGGCTTGAGCCATTAACCGTTGATGAAGATAGCCTGTTCGTCAATGTGGGTGAACGCAATAACGTGACGGGTTCGGCTAAATTTAAAAAGCTAATCAAGGAAGAAAAATTTGCCGAAGCCATTGAAATTGCCATTCAGCAGGTGGAAAACGGTGCACAGGTGATCGATGTCAATATGGACGAGGCCTTGCTCGATTCGGAAAAATGTATGGTGCGTTTCCTCAACATTATGGCGACGGAACCTGATGCGGCAAAAGTGCCGGTGATGATCGATTCGTCCAAATGGGAAGTAATTGAAGCAGGCTTGCAAGTGGTGCAAGGCAAGGCAATCGTGAACTCGATTTCCTTGAAAGAAGGGGAAGAGAAATTTATTCAACAAGCCAAGCTCGTTCGCCGTTATGGTGCGGCTGTGGTGGTGATGGCGTTTGATGAAGTGGGGCAAGCAGATACAGAAGATCGCAAAGTAGAAATCTGTACCAGAGCCTACCGCATTTTAGTGGATCAAGTGGGCTTTCCGCCTGAAGATATTATTTTTGACCCAAACATTTTCGCTATCGGTACAGGAATTGAAGAACACAACAACTACGGTGTGGATTTCATCAATGCCGTAGGGCGAATTAAACAGAGCCTACCGCACGCCAAAATTTCGGGCGGTGTGTCTAACGTCTCTTTCTCATTCCGAGGCAATAATGTGATGCGTGAAGCCATTCACGCCGTTTTCCTCTATCACGCTATTAAGCAAGGCATGGATATGGGGATTGTCAATGCTGGGCAGTTGGCGATTTATGATGATCTCGATCCTGAAATGCGTAACATCATTGAAGATGCGGTGCTAAACCGTAGTCCAGACGCCACAGAACAGCTAATCGAACTTGCAGAAAAATACCGAAATTCGACCGCTCGTCAGGAAGATAACAGCGTCGCCGAGTGGCGAACTTGGAGCGTAGAAGAACGTTTGAAACACGCTTTAGTCAAAGGGATCACCAACCATATCATTGAAGACACCGAAGAAGCTCGCTTAAAATTCAGCTCGCCATTGGAAGTGATCGAAGGGCCGTTAATGGATGGTATGGATGTGGTGGGCGAGCTATTTGGTGATGGCAAAATGTTCCTACCGCAAGTGGTAAAATCTGCTCGTGTAATGAAGCAATCGGTGGCTTACTTAGAGCCATTTATCAATGCCACCAAGCAAAAAGGCTCGTCAGCGGGCAAAGTGGTAATCGCAACGGTGAAAGGCGATGTGCACGATATTGGTAAAAATATCGTGAGTGTGGTGATGCAATGTAACAACTTTGAAGTGATTGACTTAGGCGTGATGGTGCCTGCGGATAAAATTATCGACACCGCCATTCGAGAAAAAGCCGATGTGATTGCGTTGAGTGGTTTGATTACCCCGTCTTTAGATGAAATGGAATATTTCTTAGGCGAAATGACCCGTTTAGGCTTAAATCTGCCGGTGATGATTGGCGGAGCGACCACGTCAAAAGAACATACAGCTATTAAACTCTATCCAAAATATAAGCACGAAGTGGTTTATACCACCAACGCTTCTCGTGCGGTAACCGTTTGTGCTGCACTAATGAACCCAGAAACTAAAGCGGAATTGTGGGAACGAATGAAAAAGGAATATGAGCAAATTCAGCACGCCTTTGCCAACAAAAAAGCTCCACGCAAACAGTTGCCAATTGAAGAGGCACGAGCCAATCGCTTTGATGCCTTTGCGGGCGAATGGGCGGATTATCAAGTGCCACAGCCAAAACAAACGGGCATTATCGAATATAAAAACGTGCCGATTGCCACCTTACGCAAATTTATCGACTGGTCGCCATTCTTTATGTTATGGGGCTTGATGGGTGGCTATCCTGATGCTTTCGATTATCCTGAAGGGGGCGAAGAAGCTCGCCGAGTATGGAATGATGCCCAAAAAGTGTTAGACGAATTAGAGCAAAACGGCAAACTCAACCCAAGTGGCGTAATGGGGATTTTCCCTGCCTGTCGAGCGGGCGATGATATTGAAATTTTTGCAAATTCCGACCGCACTTCGCCAGTGGGCAAAGTCTATAACCTACGCCAACAAACCGAACGGGGCAAAAACAGCAAAAGCCCATATAACCTTTGCTTGAGCGATTTTATCGCCGATAAAGAGAGCGGACAGCAAGACTGGTTCGGTATGTTCGCCGTTTGTGCAGGGATTGAAGAGCACGACTTAGTGGAAGGCTACAAAGCCGCAGGTGACGACTACAACGCCATCTTACTGCAAGCCGTCGGCGACCGTTTAGCCGAAGCCATGGCGGAATATCTTCACTTTGAACTTCGCACTAAAGTTTGGGGCTATTCAAACGAAACTATGGATAACGAACGTTTAATTCGTGAAGAATACATCGGCATCCGCCCCGCCCCCGGCTACCCAAGCTGCCCAGAACACACCGAAAAACAGATCATCTGGGATTTATTGGAAGTAGAACAACGCATCGGCATGAAACTCACCGAAAGCTACGCCATGTGGCCCGCCGCCTCCGTCTGCGGCTGGTACTTCTCCCACCCAGCGAGCAACTATTTCACACTAGGACGTATTGACGAAGATCAGGCTGTGGATTATGCCAAACGAAAAGGTTGGGATGAGAAGACGATGTTGAAATGGTTGAGTGTAGCGATGAAGTAG